A genomic window from Nerophis lumbriciformis linkage group LG30, RoL_Nlum_v2.1, whole genome shotgun sequence includes:
- the nipsnap2 gene encoding protein NipSnap homolog 2 has product MASGVLQRVSGGLARAKSGAHSVGQLLVWTRVFSTSGINREDSWFKSLFVRKVDPRKDAHSTLLTKNEESNLYKIQFHNVKPECLDAYNKLCEEVLPSIHADKYYPCELVGTWNTWYGEQDQAVHLWRYRGGYPALTEVMNKLRQNKEFTEYRKERGKMLLSRRNQLLLEFSFWNEPVPREGPNIYELRSYQLRPGTMIEWGNYWARAIGLRQHNSEAVGGFFSQIGNLYMVHHLWAYKDLQSRENTRNGAWQEEGWHEVVYYTVPLIQHMDSRIMIPTKASPLK; this is encoded by the exons ATGGCGTCCGGAGTCCTTCAGAGAGTGAGCGGCGGCTTAGCTCGGGCTAAAAGCGGGGCCCACTCCGTCGGACAGCTCCTCGTTTGGACCAG AGTGTTTTCCACATCCGGCATCAACAGAGAAGACAGTTGGTTCAAGTCATTATTTGTCAGGAAAGTTGATCCCAGAAAGGATGCACATTCAACCCTGCTGACCAAAAATGAGGAAAGTAACCTCTACAAAATCCAGT TCCATAATGTAAAGCCAGAGTGCCTTGATGCATACAACAAGCTCTG TGAGGAGGTTTTGCCCTCCATCCATGCTGATAAGTACTACCCCTGTGAGCTGGTGGGCACCTGGAATACTTGGTATGGAGAACAGGACCAGGCTG TTCATTTGTGGCGTTACAGAGGTGGTTACCCAGCTCTGACAGAGGTGATGAATAAGCTACGTCAGAACAAG GAGTTCACAGAGTACAGGAAGGAGCGTGGAAAGATGCTCCTGTCTCGCAGGAACCAGCTTCTGCTGGAATTCAGTTTCTGGAACGAACCGGTGCCCAGAGAGGGACCCAACATCTATGAGCTCAGGTCCTACCAACTCAGG CCAGGAACCATGATCGAGTGGGGAAATTACTG GGCGAGAGCTATCGGGTTACGCCAACACAACAGCGAAGCCGTAGGAGGGTTTTTCTCCCAGATCGGCAACCTTTACATGGTTCATCACCTCTGGG CCTACAAAGACCTCCAGTCCAGAGAGAACACAAGAAACGGGGCCTGGCAGGAGGAAGGCTGGCACGAGGTGGTCTACTACACAG TTCCTCTCATCCAGCACATGGACTCCAGGATCATGATCCCCACCAAGGCCTCGCCGCTCAAGTGA